In Halobaculum magnesiiphilum, the following proteins share a genomic window:
- a CDS encoding type 1 glutamine amidotransferase, whose amino-acid sequence MILVLDNAVDGGYMAGEIVHFLPDARAYNYPNEDGDPSLEDVDGVVIGGSGAGVYDEPDQPWITEQKRFARRLVEDGVPTLGICFGHQILNAALGGEVEDSGTSRLHLRDAEFDDDPLFDGVEPTVPVLHSDVVTELGEGMEIIGRADYYEYFATRHRDSPVWSVQYHPEFTPRIVDEYDDWEESDRSFADATATRTLANFADLVASHAGE is encoded by the coding sequence ATGATACTGGTACTCGACAACGCGGTCGACGGCGGCTACATGGCCGGCGAGATCGTGCACTTCCTTCCCGACGCTCGCGCGTACAACTACCCGAACGAGGACGGCGACCCGAGCCTCGAGGACGTGGACGGCGTCGTCATCGGCGGGAGCGGCGCCGGCGTGTACGACGAGCCGGACCAGCCGTGGATCACCGAGCAGAAGCGGTTCGCGCGCCGCCTCGTCGAGGACGGCGTGCCGACGCTCGGCATTTGTTTCGGCCACCAGATCCTGAACGCCGCCCTCGGCGGGGAGGTCGAGGACAGCGGAACCTCCCGGCTCCACCTCCGTGACGCCGAGTTCGACGACGACCCCCTCTTCGACGGGGTCGAACCAACCGTGCCCGTCCTTCACTCCGACGTGGTTACCGAACTCGGGGAGGGGATGGAGATCATCGGCCGCGCGGACTACTACGAGTACTTCGCAACCCGGCACCGCGACAGCCCAGTGTGGTCCGTCCAGTATCACCCGGAGTTCACGCCGCGGATCGTCGACGAGTACGACGACTGGGAGGAGTCCGACCGCTCCTTCGCGGACGCTACCGCCACACGAACGCTCGCCAACTTCGCGGACCTCGTGGCGTCCCACGCCGGCGAGTGA